Proteins from one Corticium candelabrum chromosome 4, ooCorCand1.1, whole genome shotgun sequence genomic window:
- the LOC134178628 gene encoding uncharacterized protein LOC134178628, whose amino-acid sequence MSIWSAADNLYDEFPMHWSGDIMGLTGLIRIDGKTYRYMGPESLLRGSSIPNVEQREVVVGPTSTYYTFHQDGVKLDVFFSSGSAIPVDLLDDTNLSLYEIPVTYLNLSVSSEDGKLHHVQLYYDNSAEPAVMDSKEIVTWSRNRSAVEGHHTMSIGTVDQKYLQQGSDRINWGYWYTSVKDNGNVSTVITSDINARGSFANGRAFPDEDDKPPRACDDNWPVLAVSWDLGNVGEDNGTSRYIVLAYDQVVSIRYFGHNMIPLWRHLYNNDTAEMLRSAHGNATALGLECLLADGFIMSLMSRYINPAENYSAIATLAWRQTVGGTQLVWNDILQQEWAFLKEISSGGAVNTVDVLYPASLLVYVFPTRLRKLLMPILAYANNETKAYGEYIPYNLTWAPHHLGHWPICDLAPNHQEQMPMEETGNMLIMIAAIAKRYRNIEKRGFQSEPGSLTYLKPYWPLLRRWGDYLVSNLPDPGNQLCTDDFEGPSPHNANLAIKGIVGLGALAYLLEQDGQKDIATHYLMQAKNFVTMWMKNASDGDHYRMQYNLPDTWSLKYNLVYDRYLGLNLFPQSVYDLECAYYQKKMNVYGVPLDNRADFTKTDWLMWIASICNQDQFDAITNTVYRFADKSSDRVPFSDWYFTTTGRVKGFRARPVVGGIFAAMLFNT is encoded by the exons ATGAGCATATGGTCTGCAGCGGATAATCTGTATGACGAGTTTCCAATGCATTGGTCAGGAGATATCATGGGTTTGACGG GTCTCATTCGGATTGACGGCAAGACATATCGCTACATGGGACCAGAGAGCTTACTACGAGGTTCTTCAATTCCAAATGTTGAGCAAAGAGAAGTGGTTGTAGGTCCAACGTCTACTTACTATACCTTCCATCAGGATGGAGTAAAATTGGATGTCTTCTTCTCTAGTGGTTCTGCTATTCCCGTAGACCTCTTGGATGATACGAATCTCTCCCTGTATGAGATTCCTGTGACTTATCTGAACCTTTCCGTGTCGTCTGAAGACGGGAAATTACATCATGTCCAACTTTATTATGACAATTCTGCTGAACCAGCGGTGATGGACTCCAAAGAAATAGTCACGTGGTCACGCAACAGGTCAGCTGTAGAAGGTCACCACACTATGTCTATAGGAACCGTCGATCAGAAATATTTGCAACAGGGATCAGATAGAATAAACTGGGGCTACTGGTATACATCAGTTAAAGACAATGGCAATGTGTCTACAGTTATAACGAGTGATATCAATGCAAGAGGATCATTTGCTAATGGGAGAGCATTTCCTGATGAGGACGATAAGCCTCCACGTGCATGTGATGATAACTGGCCCGTTTTAGCTGTCTCATGGGATTTGGGTAATGTGGGAGAGGACAATGGAACAAGTCGTTACATTGTTCTAGCATATGATCAAGTTGTGTCCATTCGCTATTTTGGACATAACATGATACCTTTGTGGCGGCATCTCTACAACAACGACACAGCAGAAATGTTGAGATCTGCTCATGGTAATGCCACTGCTTTGGGGTTAGAATGTCTACTGGCAGATGGTTTCATTATGTCGTTGATGTCTAGATACATTAATCCAGCTGAAAATTACAGTGCAATAGCAACATTAGCCTGGCGACAGACTGTGGGTGGAACACAGTTAGTATGGAATGACATTTTACAACAAGAATGGGCTTTTCTGAAGGAAATTTCAAGTGGTGGTGCTGTGAACACAGTTGATGTTCTCTATCCAGCTTCTCTTCTTGTATATGTCTTTCCCACTCGATTACGGAAGCTTCTAATGCCAATTCTTGCATATGCAAATAATGAAACAAAAGCATACGGTGAGTATATTCCTTACAATCTTACCTGGGCACCACATCATCTCGGTCATTGGCCCATTTGTGATCTTGCTCCAAATCATCAAGAACAGATGCCAATGGAAGAGACTGGTAACATGCTCATCATGATAGCTGCCATAGCAAAACGGTATAGAAATATAGAAAAACGAGGCTTTCAGAGTGAACCGGGATCATTGACTTATCTAAAACCCTACTGGCCTTTACTTCGTAGATGGGGAGACTATTTAGTATCCAACCTTCCTGATCCAGGCAACCAGTTGTGCACAGATGATTTTGAAGGTCCTTCTCCACATAATGCAAACCTTGCGATCAAAGGAATTGTTGGTCTCGGAGCACTAGCATATTTACTCGAACAAGATGGTCAGAAAGACATAGCTACACACTATTTAATGCAAGCAAAGAATTTTGTAACAATGTGGATGAAAAATGCTAGCGATGGAGATCATTACCGAATGCAGTACAATCTGCCCGACACGTGGTCACTCAAATACAATCTTGTGTATGATCGATACCTTGGTTTAAATTTGTTTCCTCAATCAGTTTATGATTTGGAATGTGCTTATTATCAAAAGAAGATGAATGTGTATGGTGTTCCTCTTGACAATCGTGCAGATTTTACAAAAACTGACTGGCTCATGTGGATCGCCTCAATTTGCAATCAAGACCAATTTGATGCAATTACCAACACTGTGTACCGCTTTGCTGATAAAAGTTCAGATCGGGTTCCATTCAGTGATTGGTATTTCACAACAACTGGTAGAGTGAAGGGCTTTAGAGCTCGTCCAGTTGTCGGAGGTATCTTTGCTGCCATGCTATTTAACACCTAA
- the LOC134178341 gene encoding uncharacterized protein LOC134178341, with protein MGLTGLIRIDGKTYRYMGPQSLLRGSSIPSVEQTEVAVGPTSTHYTFHQDGVKLDVVFCSFCAFPVDVGEDVDLSGYQVPVTYLNLKVSSEDGKLHHVQLYYDNSAEPAVMDSKEMVTWSRNRSAVEGHHTMSIGTVDQKYLQQGSDRINWGYWYTSVEDNGNVSTVITSDVNARGLFANGRAFPDEDDKPPRACEDNWPVLAVSWDLGNVGKDNATSRYIVLAYDQVVSIRYFGHNMIPFWRHVYNNNTAEMLRSAHANASRSENACIVTDGFFTQLISNDIDPADNYSAIATLAWRQTVGGTQLVWNDILQQEWAFLKEISSGGAVNTVDVLYPASPLLLYTFTTRLQKLLMPILAYANNETKAYGEYIPYNLTWAPHHLGHWPICDLAPNHQEQMPMEETGNMLIMIAAIAKRYRYKEKLGFQSEPGSLTYLKPYWPLLRRWGDYLVSNLPDPGNQLCTDDFEGPSPHNANLAIKGIVGLGALAYLLEQDGQKDIATHYLMQAKNFVTMWMKNASDGDHYRMQYNLPDTWSLKYNLLYDRYLGLNLFPQSVYDLECAYYQKKMNAYGVPLDNRADFTKTDWLMWIASICNHDQFDAITNSVYRFADESSDRVPFSDWYFTTTGKVKGFKARPVIGGVFAAMLFIT; from the exons ATGGGTTTGACGG GTCTCATTCGAATAGACGGCAAGACATATCGCTACATGGGACCACAGAGCTTACTAAGAGGTTCTTCAATTCCTAGTGTTGAGCAAACAGAAGTGGCTGTAGGTCCAACGTCTACTCACTATACCTTCCATCAGGATGGAGTAAAATTGGATGTCGTCTTCTGTAGTTTTTGTGCTTTTCCAGTGGACGTTGGTGAGGATGTTGATCTCTCTGGGTACCAGGTTCCTGTGACTTATCTGAACCTTAAAGTGTCATCTGAAGACGGAAAATTACACCATGTTCAACTTTATTATGACAATTCTGCTGAACCGGCGGTGATGGACTCCAAAGAAATGGTCACGTGGTCACGCAATAGGTCAGctgtagaaggtcatcacacTATGTCTATAGGAACCGTCGATCAGAAATATTTGCAACAGGGATCAGATAGAATAAACTGGGGCTACTGGTATACATCAGTTGAAGACAATGGCAATGTGTCTACAGTTATAACGAGTGATGTCAATGCAAGAGGATTGTTTGCTAATGGGAGAGCATTTCCTGATGAGGACGATAAGCCTCCACGTGCATGTGAAGATAACTGGCCTGTTTTAGCTGTCTCGTGGGATTTGGGTAATGTGGGAAAGGACAATGCAACAAGTCGTTACATTGTTCTTGCATATGATCAAGTTGTGTCCATTCGCTATTTTGGACATAACATGATACCTTTCTGGCGACACGTGTACAACAATAACACAGCAGAAATGTTGAGATCTGCTCATGCTAATGCTTCTCGCTCAGAGAATGCATGTATAGTAACAGATGGTTTCTTTACTCAGTTGATCTCTAACGATATTGATCCAGCTGACAACTACAGTGCAATAGCAACGTTAGCCTGGCGACAGACTGTGGGTGGAACACAGTTAGTATGGAATGACATTTTACAACAAGAATGGGCTTTTCTGAAGGAAATTTCAAGTGGTGGTGCTGTGAACACAGTTGATGTTCTCTATCCAGCTTCTCCTCTTCTTCTATATACTTTTACCACTCGATTACAGAAGCTTTTAATGCCAATTCTTGCATATGCAAATAATGAAACAAAAGCATATGGTGAGTATATTCCTTACAACCTTACCTGGGCACCACATCATCTCGGTCACTGGCCCATTTGTGATCTTGCTCCAAACCATCAAGAACAGATGCCAATGGAAGAGACTGGTAACATGCTCATCATGATAGCTGCCATAGCAAAACGGTATAGATATAAAGAGAAACTGGGCTTTCAGAGTGAACCGGGATCATTGACTTATCTAAAACCCTACTGGCCTTTACTTCGTAGATGGGGAGACTATTTAGTATCCAACCTTCCAGATCCAGGCAACCAGTTGTGCACAGACGATTTTGAAGGTCCTTCTCCACATAATGCAAACCTTGCAATCAAAGGAATTGTTGGTCTTGGGGCACTAGCATATTTACTCGAACAAGATGGTCAGAAAGACATAGCTACACACTACTTAATGCAAGCAAAGAATTTTGTAACAATGTGGATGAAAAATGCTAGTGATGGAGATCATTACCGCATGCAGTACAATCTGCCCGACACGTGGTCACTCAAATACAATCTTTTGTATGATCGATACCTTGGTTTAAATTTGTTTCCTCAATCAGTTTATGATTTGGAATGTGCTTATTATCAAAAGAAGATGAATGCGTATGGTGTTCCTCTTGACAATCGTGCAGACTTTACAAAAACTGACTGGCTCATGTGGATCGCCTCAATTTGCAATCATGACCAATTTGATGCAATTACAAACAGTGTGTACCGCTTTGCTGATGAAAGTTCAGATCGAGTTCCATTCAGTGATTGGTATTTCACAACAACTGGTAAAGTGAAGGGCTTTAAAGCTCGTCCGGTTATTGGAGGTGTCTTTGCTGCCATGTTATTTATCACCTAA
- the LOC134178387 gene encoding uncharacterized protein LOC134178387 — translation MDASLLLLLVCIALIGSSFSAFRPPSVPLVVNNPYISIWSAADNLYDEFPVHWSGGIMGLTGLIRIDGKTYRYMGPQSLLRGSSIPSVEQTEVDVGPMSTHYTFHQDGVKLDVIFCSISAFPVDVGEDVDLSGYQVPVTYLNLKVSSEDGKLHHVQLYYDNSAEPAVMDSKEMVTWSRNRSAVEGHHTMSIGTVDQKYLQQGSDRINWGYWYTSVEDNGNVSTVITSDTNARGSFATGRAFPDEDDKPPRACEDNWPVLAVSWDLGNVGEGNPTSRYIVLAYDQVVSIRYFGHNMIPFWRHVYNNNTADMLRSAHANASRSENACIVGDGFFIQLISNDIDPAENYSAIATLAWRQTVGGTQLVWNDILEQVWAFLKEISSGGAVNTVDVLYPASPLLVYIFPTRLQKLLMPILAYANNETKAYGEYIPYNLAWAPHHLGHWPICDLAPNHQEQMPMEETGNMLIMIAAIAKRYRNKEKRGFQSEPGSLTYLKPYWPLLRRWGDYLVSNLPDPGNQLCTDDFEGPSPHNANLAIKGIVGLGALAYLLEQDGQKDIATHYLMQAENFVTMWMKNASDGDHYRMQYNLPDTWSLKYNLLYDRYLGLNLFPQSVYDLECAYYQKKMNAYGVPLDNRADFTKTDWLMWIASICNHDQFDAITNSVYRFADMSPDRFPFSDWYFTTTGKVKGCRARPVIGGIFAAMLFST, via the exons ATGGATGCGTCGCTGCTTCTTTTATTAGTATGTATTGCCTTGATCGGGTCCTCCTTTAGCGCATTTCGACCTCCTTCAGTACCTCTAGTCGTCAACAACCCCTATATAAGCATATGGTCTGCAGCAGATAATCTGTATGACGAGTTTCCAGTGCATTGGTCAGGAGGCATCATGGGCTTGACGG GTCTCATTCGCATAGACGGGAAGACATATCGCTACATGGGACCACAGAGCTTACTAAGAGGTTCTTCAATTCCTAGTGTTGAGCAAACAGAAGTGGATGTAGGTCCAATGTCTACTCACTATACCTTCCATCAGGATGGAGTAAAATTGGATGTCATCTTCTGTAGTATTTCTGCTTTTCCCGTGGACGTTGGTGAGGATGTTGATCTCTCTGGGTACCAGGTTCCTGTGACTTATCTGAACCTTAAAGTGTCATCTGAAGACGGAAAATTACACCATGTTCAACTCTATTATGACAATTCTGCTGAACCGGCGGTGATGGACTCCAAAGAAATGGTCACGTGGTCACGCAACAGGTCAGctgtagaaggtcatcacacTATGTCTATAGGAACCGTCGATCAGAAATATTTGCAACAGGGATCAGATAGAATAAACTGGGGCTACTGGTATACATCAGTTGAAGACAATGGCAATGTGTCTACAGTTATAACGAGTGATACCAATGCAAGAGGATCATTTGCTACTGGGAGAGCATTTCCTGATGAGGATGATAAGCCTCCACGTGCATGTGAAGATAACTGGCCCGTTTTAGCTGTCTCATGGGATTTGGGTAATGTGGGAGAGGGCAATCCAACAAGTCGTTACATTGTTCTAGCATATGATCAAGTTGTTTCCATTCGCTATTTTGGGCATAACATGATACCTTTCTGGCGTCACGTGTACAACAATAATACAGCAGACATGTTGAGATCTGCTCACGCTAATGCTTCTCGCTCGGAGAATGCATGTATAGTAGGAGATGGTTTCTTTATTCAGTTGATCTCTAATGATATTGATCCAGCTGAAAATTACAGTGCGATAGCAACATTAGCCTGGCGACAGACTGTGGGTGGAACACAGTTAGTATGGAATGACATATTAGAACAAGTATGGGCTTTTCTGAAGGAAATTTCAAGTGGTGGTGCTGTGAACACAGTTGATGTTCTCTATCCAGCTTCTCCTCTTCTTGTATATATTTTTCCCACTCGATTACAGAAGCTTCTAATGCCAATTCTTGCATATGCTAATAATGAAACAAAAGCATATGGTGAGTATATTCCTTACAACCTTGCCTGGGCACCACATCATCTCGGTCATTGGCCCATTTGTGATCTTGCTCCAAATCATCAAGAACAGATGCCAATGGAAGAGACTGGTAACATGCTCATCATGATAGCTGCCATAGCAAAACGGTATAGAAATAAAGAAAAACGAGGCTTTCAGAGTGAACCGGGATCATTGACTTATCTAAAACCCTACTGGCCTTTACTTCGTAGATGGGGAGACTATTTAGTATCCAACCTTCCAGATCCAGGCAACCAGTTGTGTACAGACGATTTTGAAGGTCCTTCTCCACATAATGCAAACCTTGCGATCAAAGGAATTGTTGGTCTCGGAGCACTAGCATATTTACTCGAACAAGATGGTCAGAAAGACATAGCTACACACTATTTAATGCAGGCAGAGAATTTTGTAACAATGTGGATGAAAAATGCTAGCGATGGAGATCATTACCGAATGCAGTACAATCTGCCCGACACGTGGTCACTCAAATACAATCTTTTGTATGATCGATACCTTGGTTTAAATTTGTTTCCTCAATCAGTTTATGATTTGGAATGTGCTTATTATCAAAAGAAGATGAATGCGTATGGTGTTCCTCTTGACAATCGTGCAGACTTTACAAAAACTGACTGGCTCATGTGGATTGCCTCAATTTGCAATCATGACCAATTTGATGCAATTACGAACAGTGTTTACCGTTTTGCTGATATGAGTCCAGATCGGTTTCCATTCAGTGATTGGTATTTCACAACAACTGGTAAAGTGAAGGGCTGTAGAGCTCGTCCAGTTATTGGAGGTATCTTTGCTGCCATGTTATTTAGCACCTAA